Proteins encoded in a region of the Paenibacillus wynnii genome:
- a CDS encoding CPBP family intramembrane glutamic endopeptidase, translating to MIKKETNYHFRNIDFIKFSIFYLFSNIFITILLNLTSDVYITIFPQLITNLILFSFSSRMRLSIRKSLNIVVLKQMKIYLIILISLLLFLLTAILFINILKFDQTYDQQTTLIQSITTNNERISKGIFFLSISLLLPLFEEFIFRGFIFNFFLERKNFLIAMLSSSLIFGILHEDLFFTTSVFGIILCWANHRTKSLLPGIFIHVIWNTINIFH from the coding sequence ATGATTAAAAAAGAAACTAACTATCATTTCAGAAATATTGATTTTATTAAATTTTCTATTTTCTATTTATTTTCTAATATATTCATTACTATTCTCCTAAATTTAACTAGTGATGTATACATCACTATCTTTCCACAGCTTATAACAAATTTAATCCTGTTTTCATTTTCCAGCAGAATGAGATTAAGTATTCGTAAATCATTAAATATAGTAGTGCTGAAACAAATGAAAATTTATCTGATTATTTTAATTTCATTATTATTGTTTTTATTGACAGCTATTTTATTCATTAATATTTTAAAATTTGATCAAACATATGATCAACAAACAACTCTTATACAGAGTATAACAACCAACAATGAACGGATCAGTAAAGGAATATTTTTCCTAAGCATTTCATTACTCCTCCCTTTGTTTGAAGAATTTATTTTTCGAGGTTTTATATTTAATTTTTTTTTGGAGAGAAAAAATTTTTTAATCGCTATGTTATCATCTTCATTAATATTTGGGATTTTACATGAAGATCTTTTTTTCACAACATCTGTATTTGGAATTATTCTCTGTTGGGCAAACCATAGAACCAAATCTTTACTACCGGGGATATTTATTCATGTAATTTGGAACACAATTAATATATTTCACTAG
- a CDS encoding ABC transporter permease — protein sequence MFYLYKKMYSQQLKAILEYNKDFYILMFSAALTQVLGFVFLWVIYDRIPDINGWKFWEVTFMYAMIFLTEGIASLFFEGTWRMSRLVNQGELDRYLLRPVPVVLQIFCTGIGINGLGNLLIGGVIVWQSLVHSNLEWSLAKIAIILLLLITAVIIRVSINLAGNSAAFWIRNARNAFPLMVHNLADLAKYPITLFPQAIRIFISTALPYAFISYYPATYIFGKSEWSGWWMLAPVAAIGSAAAAYGIFRLGLLRYESTGN from the coding sequence ATGTTCTACTTGTACAAAAAAATGTATTCACAGCAGCTAAAAGCCATCCTTGAATATAATAAGGATTTCTACATCCTCATGTTTTCCGCCGCATTGACACAGGTTCTAGGATTTGTCTTTCTCTGGGTTATTTATGACCGGATTCCCGACATCAACGGCTGGAAGTTCTGGGAAGTAACTTTTATGTACGCGATGATCTTTCTTACGGAGGGGATTGCCTCTCTGTTTTTTGAAGGGACTTGGAGAATGAGCAGATTGGTAAACCAGGGAGAGTTGGACCGGTATCTGCTTCGTCCTGTTCCTGTTGTTCTTCAGATTTTTTGTACGGGAATTGGAATTAACGGCTTGGGTAATTTACTTATCGGTGGGGTTATCGTCTGGCAGTCTCTTGTACACAGTAATTTGGAATGGTCATTGGCTAAAATCGCTATTATTCTGTTGCTTCTCATCACAGCAGTAATTATCCGTGTATCCATTAATTTGGCCGGCAACTCCGCTGCATTCTGGATTCGTAATGCACGTAATGCCTTCCCGTTAATGGTGCATAATCTTGCTGATCTGGCTAAATATCCGATTACTTTGTTCCCCCAGGCTATACGCATTTTTATCTCTACGGCCCTGCCTTATGCCTTTATCAGCTATTATCCGGCGACCTATATCTTCGGAAAAAGCGAGTGGTCCGGCTGGTGGATGCTGGCTCCCGTAGCGGCTATTGGAAGTGCGGCAGCAGCCTATGGTATTTTTCGTCTTGGACTATTACGGTATGAAAGTACGGGGAATTGA
- a CDS encoding ABC transporter permease, whose translation MSVINLKKYSSIANRSLQNILAYRISYVISFLANFLNLMAIYFLWHGIYSGRESLGGYTWDQMKTYLLVTFLANAALSWYSETSISGKILDGSVAADLLKPIDFQTARFAETLGSSLLEGALSTVLIGVFILFTSGVSIPHSPLVYGLFAVSLLAAMLVKFGVVYLAALLCFWSTGSLGIVWTRIALTNLLSGALVPLAFFPGWLEKLALWLPFQSIIHTPTMIFLQQAESWEALKLIGIQCFWGVALWIAGKFMWNWAVRQVTIHGGDVFVTDVLLVQKNVFTAAKSHP comes from the coding sequence ATGTCTGTAATCAACCTTAAGAAATACAGCAGCATTGCAAACCGTTCACTGCAAAATATTCTGGCGTACCGGATTTCTTACGTAATTTCCTTCCTGGCTAACTTCTTGAATCTGATGGCGATCTACTTTTTATGGCATGGTATTTACAGCGGTCGCGAGTCATTGGGCGGGTATACTTGGGATCAGATGAAAACCTATTTGCTTGTTACCTTCTTAGCCAATGCAGCATTATCCTGGTACTCTGAAACTTCGATTTCCGGAAAAATACTGGACGGAAGTGTCGCCGCCGACCTGCTGAAACCTATTGATTTTCAGACCGCCCGCTTCGCTGAGACCTTAGGCTCAAGTCTGTTAGAAGGGGCACTAAGCACCGTTCTAATCGGTGTGTTCATATTGTTTACTTCAGGAGTCAGCATCCCCCATTCCCCTCTTGTATACGGGTTATTTGCCGTGAGTCTACTGGCAGCTATGCTCGTGAAATTTGGTGTTGTTTATCTGGCAGCCTTGCTATGCTTCTGGTCAACAGGTTCCCTCGGGATTGTCTGGACGCGCATCGCGCTCACGAATTTATTGTCCGGCGCTTTGGTGCCTTTAGCTTTTTTCCCGGGTTGGCTGGAAAAGCTGGCTTTATGGCTGCCCTTTCAGAGTATTATTCACACCCCTACTATGATTTTTCTGCAACAGGCGGAATCATGGGAAGCCTTGAAGCTAATTGGTATTCAATGTTTCTGGGGAGTCGCTTTATGGATTGCGGGAAAATTCATGTGGAACTGGGCCGTTCGCCAGGTCACCATTCATGGGGGTGATGTCTTTGTCACGGATGTTCTACTTGTACAAAAAAATGTATTCACAGCAGCTAAAAGCCATCCTTGA